Proteins encoded within one genomic window of Halocatena marina:
- a CDS encoding (2Fe-2S)-binding protein, with protein MSIETSESDSERPVREISLTVNGETVSAEVEPRLKLSDFLRNYRDLRSVRVGCEHGVCGACTVSMDDAVVKSCLVYAVQADGSDLLTVEGLADDGELGPVQQAFHEEHALQCGFCTSGFVMATRSLLKETDHPTDEAIQAGLADNICRCTGYQNIYDAVHRAAEYTQEDED; from the coding sequence ATGAGCATAGAAACGTCCGAGAGTGATTCGGAACGACCAGTACGAGAGATTTCGCTGACGGTAAACGGCGAAACAGTCTCCGCAGAAGTCGAACCGCGTCTGAAGCTTTCGGATTTCCTCCGAAACTATCGTGACCTCCGCAGTGTCCGCGTCGGCTGTGAACACGGTGTCTGTGGTGCGTGTACTGTCAGTATGGATGATGCGGTCGTAAAGAGCTGTCTCGTCTATGCGGTTCAGGCCGACGGAAGTGACCTCCTCACTGTCGAAGGACTCGCCGATGACGGTGAACTCGGTCCAGTTCAGCAGGCGTTTCACGAAGAACACGCCCTCCAGTGTGGCTTCTGCACGAGTGGATTCGTGATGGCGACGCGAAGCCTGCTCAAAGAAACTGATCATCCGACGGACGAAGCGATCCAAGCGGGACTGGCTGACAACATCTGTCGCTGCACCGGTTATCAGAACATCTACGACGCCGTCCATCGAGCAGCCGAATACACACAAGAGGATGAGGACTGA